Proteins from a genomic interval of Ghiorsea bivora:
- a CDS encoding Stp1/IreP family PP2C-type Ser/Thr phosphatase yields the protein MSALEMIAVTDVGVKRDHNEDCVGIDVANGIAILADGMGGHNAGEVASAMAVDLVMRLLKDGIQRFPQGELDEETGFSKEAVLARKAAVTANNVIIETAEAKPECAGMGTTLVVALFYGDRVAVSHVGDSRMYLLRDEYLTHVTEDHSLIQEQVRRGLLTAEDARNSSIKNLVTRALGVEKDVEADVVEEITRVGDIYMMCSDGLTDVVPDEAIRLTMIEHANHLDVAAQTLIDLANDAGGPDNISVILIRVKGSTSRKKGLFSRLFGGK from the coding sequence ATGAGTGCACTTGAGATGATTGCTGTCACAGATGTGGGCGTGAAGAGAGACCACAATGAAGACTGTGTTGGCATTGATGTAGCAAATGGAATTGCAATTTTAGCAGATGGAATGGGTGGGCATAATGCTGGTGAAGTAGCCAGTGCAATGGCTGTGGATTTGGTCATGCGTTTGTTAAAAGATGGCATTCAAAGGTTTCCCCAAGGTGAACTTGATGAAGAAACAGGTTTTTCAAAAGAAGCGGTTTTAGCCCGTAAAGCAGCAGTCACTGCCAATAATGTGATTATTGAAACAGCCGAAGCTAAACCTGAGTGCGCAGGTATGGGTACAACATTGGTGGTTGCTTTGTTTTATGGTGACAGGGTGGCAGTGTCACATGTTGGTGATTCGCGTATGTATTTATTACGTGATGAATACTTGACCCACGTCACAGAAGATCATTCCTTAATACAAGAGCAAGTGCGACGTGGTTTACTTACTGCTGAAGATGCACGAAACTCATCGATTAAGAATTTAGTGACGCGAGCTTTGGGTGTTGAGAAAGATGTTGAAGCTGATGTTGTTGAAGAAATTACACGTGTAGGCGACATTTATATGATGTGTTCGGATGGTTTAACGGATGTGGTGCCCGATGAAGCGATTCGTTTGACCATGATTGAACATGCAAATCATTTGGATGTAGCCGCACAAACACTGATTGATTTGGCCAATGATGCAGGTGGCCCAGATAATATTTCAGTCATATTGATTCGAGTCAAAGGTTCAACGTCGCGTAAGAAAGGTTTGTTTTCGCGACTATTTGGAGGGAAATAA
- the trkA gene encoding Trk system potassium transporter TrkA, whose amino-acid sequence MNILVLGAGEVGFHIAMRLAAEGHDVAVVDSNEERIQRVADTMDVRTVLGNAAHPSVLESAGAKNADLLIAATASDETNMLACQVAHSLFKVTTKMARIREPDFANNKQLFGRDELPIDMIISPEHEAARAIVKRYQVASAMDAQGFAGDRVQLLGMMIRPKSLLAGLALEELADVMGDNRVFVVAHEHNRKWKVPMKDTVLLAGDSVYLAVSSHQVEAVVEALEGCKQEQSVKRNVMLVGGGNVGYAVAQALERMGVSVKLIEHNEERAKWISDHLDSTIVLHGDALDRDLLEEEAVAHMDDFLALTNDDETNILSSLIASKYKVPHVVTLVNRAIYSDLVREIGLDVIVSPRFTTAASILRHVRKGSILGMSPLGDGTLEVIEAEALETAKILELPLKDLRLPKDTVIGAIVRGETVIIPDGESMVLPNDHVVLVSRADAIRDIERLFEVRLEFF is encoded by the coding sequence ATGAATATTTTAGTTTTGGGTGCAGGGGAAGTTGGATTTCATATTGCCATGCGATTGGCTGCAGAAGGGCATGATGTTGCCGTGGTGGATAGTAATGAAGAGCGCATACAACGCGTTGCTGATACTATGGATGTGCGTACGGTATTGGGTAATGCTGCTCACCCTTCAGTATTGGAAAGTGCGGGGGCAAAAAATGCAGATTTGTTGATTGCAGCCACTGCGAGTGATGAAACCAATATGTTGGCATGCCAAGTTGCACATTCTCTCTTTAAAGTCACAACGAAGATGGCACGTATTCGTGAACCTGATTTTGCCAATAATAAACAATTGTTTGGGCGTGATGAATTGCCTATTGATATGATTATTTCTCCTGAACATGAGGCGGCAAGAGCGATTGTAAAACGCTATCAAGTGGCATCGGCTATGGATGCTCAGGGTTTTGCTGGTGATAGAGTGCAACTGCTTGGGATGATGATTCGGCCCAAAAGTTTACTGGCGGGTTTGGCATTAGAAGAACTTGCTGACGTGATGGGGGATAACCGTGTTTTTGTGGTGGCGCATGAGCATAATCGCAAATGGAAAGTACCCATGAAGGACACGGTGTTGTTGGCGGGTGATAGTGTGTACCTTGCTGTTTCCAGTCATCAGGTTGAAGCTGTTGTAGAGGCTTTGGAAGGTTGTAAACAAGAGCAAAGTGTGAAGCGTAATGTGATGTTGGTTGGTGGTGGCAATGTTGGTTATGCCGTGGCGCAAGCTTTGGAGAGAATGGGGGTATCGGTTAAGCTGATTGAGCACAATGAAGAGCGTGCCAAGTGGATATCCGATCATTTGGATTCGACCATTGTGTTGCATGGTGATGCTTTAGATCGAGACTTGTTAGAAGAAGAGGCTGTTGCCCACATGGATGACTTTTTAGCCTTAACCAATGATGATGAAACAAATATTTTAAGTAGTTTGATTGCGAGTAAGTATAAAGTTCCGCATGTGGTTACATTAGTAAACCGTGCGATTTATTCGGATCTTGTGCGAGAAATTGGCTTGGATGTGATTGTATCGCCGCGGTTTACAACAGCGGCTTCGATTTTACGCCATGTTCGTAAAGGCAGTATCTTAGGTATGTCGCCTTTGGGAGACGGAACGCTTGAAGTGATTGAAGCTGAAGCACTTGAAACGGCAAAGATTTTGGAGCTGCCGCTTAAAGATTTACGCTTACCTAAAGATACTGTGATTGGCGCAATTGTTCGCGGGGAGACGGTCATTATCCCTGATGGGGAGAGCATGGTATTGCCGAATGACCATGTTGTGCTGGTATCTCGGGCAGATGCGATTCGTGATATTGAACGGCTTTTTGAAGTGCGTCTTGAGTTTTTTTGA
- a CDS encoding FHA domain-containing protein translates to MSTKLILKFKDTVISEFELDQEETTIGRKPENTIHIDNLAVSSKHARVLKIGKKVILEDLGSTNGTLVNGQETSKHILNNGDVITVGKHTLTFVALENESPVAAPVEEDDMDKTMIISSAAREEMMTQGGASARPSIASPMVLAKVQYISGPLMGKVVELKSSLTSIGKGDGCKIKVKGLLVGKQAAVITRRPTGYHITYLEGISKLKVNGEVVGSSPRVLKDGDIIELSDTKLEFFIKK, encoded by the coding sequence ATGAGTACCAAGCTTATTTTGAAGTTCAAAGATACGGTTATTTCTGAGTTTGAGCTCGATCAAGAAGAAACAACGATTGGGCGAAAACCTGAGAATACAATTCATATTGATAATCTGGCAGTGAGTAGTAAACATGCCAGAGTATTAAAAATTGGTAAAAAAGTTATTCTTGAAGACTTGGGGAGTACCAATGGTACCCTAGTTAATGGACAAGAAACATCGAAACATATCCTGAATAATGGGGATGTGATTACAGTGGGTAAACATACCTTAACATTTGTAGCTCTTGAAAATGAAAGTCCAGTTGCAGCACCAGTTGAGGAAGATGATATGGATAAAACCATGATTATCAGTTCAGCTGCACGAGAAGAGATGATGACACAAGGTGGTGCATCAGCAAGACCTTCTATCGCTTCACCTATGGTTTTGGCTAAGGTTCAATATATTTCAGGCCCATTAATGGGTAAGGTGGTTGAGCTGAAATCATCGCTTACCAGTATTGGTAAGGGTGATGGCTGTAAAATTAAGGTGAAGGGTTTACTTGTGGGTAAACAAGCGGCTGTCATTACTCGCAGACCTACAGGTTACCATATCACTTACCTTGAAGGGATAAGTAAGTTAAAAGTTAATGGTGAGGTGGTTGGAAGTTCACCGCGTGTATTAAAAGATGGTGATATTATTGAATTAAGTGATACCAAGCTGGAATTCTTTATTAAGAAATAA
- a CDS encoding CHASE2 domain-containing serine/threonine-protein kinase codes for MKRAFWKTDWFLGLVLTLVFFAAYDSSIIKNLEFSVYDFALETSAQPADDSIVIVDIDDASIDLIGRWPWPRTEMADMIETLSQAQVRMIGVDVFYSEEQADNGNNAALKLADLLQEQGDALLAEADALAAQGRGAEADAKFAQADAKLLQADKVVAEAMAKNGDARLVKAVQHAGNVFMPMFYEAGDAFGRPDSTLPPYISRMAIENIGDVDASAPPISAVKLSYPFAKLSQVSTGIGYLNVLPSLDGVLRSEPLIVEYYGKFLPSMSLAMVAHDLNLTMNDVLVNIGQSVELGALVIPTDDVMQVAPKFYADLGDKEGQAFRHVSFYDLKAGKVPLDVFKDKIVLIGVTAVGIGEGYQTPVSNDMNAVDYHANVIESLLNSSFITTPEWAGIVGLVLLLAVGFYLAVVLPRLSALLGTLVTFSSLLVILGYTYVSLVDSGLWVSTIAAASLLLVGYVILTIKRFSASEDDRAKISSESAETNKMLALSFQSQGMLDMAFDKFKKCPPADDILEGMYTLALDFERKRQFNKAAAVYEYILEHNPKFKDVKQRMERTKDAGESMVFGGSGAGGGMGTLMITGGAKPTLGRYEIVKEIGKGAMGTVYLGKDPKINRDVAIKTMALSQEFEGDELQDVKDRFFREAETAGMLNHPNIVTMYDAGEEHDLAFIAMEYLDGTDLAPYTKKGKLLPQMATLKIVGKVAEALHYASQQHVVHRDIKPANIMLLKDKTVKVTDFGIARITASSKTKTGIVLGTPSYMSPEQLSGKHVDGRSDIFSLGVMLYEMLVGKRPFKGDSMATLLFQIANEPHPDIREFDPNLPQEVSTLINDMLEKNPDKRLPNGGAVIRGIIACLKVMAAKDGKK; via the coding sequence GTGAAAAGAGCATTTTGGAAAACAGATTGGTTTTTGGGGTTAGTGCTTACGCTAGTCTTTTTTGCTGCGTATGATTCATCAATCATTAAAAACCTTGAGTTTTCAGTTTATGATTTTGCTTTAGAAACCAGTGCGCAACCTGCCGATGATAGTATTGTCATTGTTGATATTGATGATGCATCGATTGATTTAATTGGTCGCTGGCCATGGCCTCGCACAGAAATGGCGGATATGATTGAAACCTTGAGCCAAGCGCAAGTTCGCATGATTGGTGTTGATGTTTTTTATAGCGAAGAACAAGCTGATAATGGCAATAATGCAGCCTTGAAGTTGGCAGATCTCTTACAAGAACAAGGTGATGCATTGCTTGCAGAAGCTGATGCTTTGGCAGCGCAAGGCCGTGGAGCAGAAGCAGATGCCAAATTTGCGCAGGCAGATGCCAAGTTATTACAAGCTGATAAAGTTGTTGCAGAAGCCATGGCTAAAAATGGCGATGCGAGGTTAGTGAAAGCAGTTCAACACGCGGGTAATGTATTTATGCCTATGTTTTATGAGGCAGGGGACGCTTTTGGACGACCTGATAGTACGTTGCCACCCTATATTTCACGGATGGCGATTGAAAATATTGGTGATGTTGATGCTTCTGCACCACCGATTAGTGCGGTGAAGTTATCTTACCCTTTTGCCAAGTTGTCCCAAGTGTCTACAGGTATTGGTTACCTTAATGTTTTGCCCAGTTTGGATGGTGTGCTTCGCTCAGAACCTTTAATTGTTGAATATTACGGCAAATTCTTGCCGTCAATGTCATTGGCAATGGTGGCGCATGATTTAAACCTAACCATGAATGATGTGTTGGTGAATATAGGGCAGAGCGTAGAGCTGGGTGCTTTGGTGATTCCAACGGATGACGTGATGCAGGTTGCACCAAAGTTTTATGCGGATTTAGGTGATAAAGAAGGGCAGGCATTTCGTCATGTTTCTTTTTATGATTTAAAAGCAGGTAAAGTGCCCTTAGATGTATTTAAGGATAAAATTGTACTTATTGGTGTAACAGCCGTTGGTATTGGTGAAGGTTACCAAACGCCAGTAAGCAATGATATGAATGCTGTGGATTATCATGCGAATGTGATAGAAAGTTTGCTTAATAGTAGTTTTATCACCACACCTGAATGGGCAGGTATTGTAGGACTTGTCTTATTGCTTGCAGTAGGTTTCTACTTGGCGGTTGTCTTGCCAAGGTTGAGTGCCTTGTTGGGTACGCTGGTAACTTTTAGCTCCTTGTTGGTGATTCTTGGTTATACGTATGTGTCTTTGGTTGATAGCGGTTTGTGGGTGTCAACCATTGCTGCTGCAAGCCTATTGCTTGTGGGTTATGTGATTTTAACCATTAAACGCTTCTCTGCCAGTGAAGATGATAGAGCAAAGATTTCATCAGAATCTGCTGAAACCAATAAAATGTTAGCCTTGTCCTTTCAGAGTCAAGGCATGTTGGACATGGCTTTTGATAAGTTTAAAAAATGTCCACCAGCAGATGATATTTTAGAGGGTATGTATACCTTAGCCCTCGATTTTGAACGTAAACGTCAGTTTAATAAAGCAGCGGCAGTTTATGAGTACATTTTAGAGCATAATCCTAAATTCAAAGATGTGAAACAGCGTATGGAGCGCACCAAAGATGCTGGGGAATCCATGGTGTTTGGTGGTAGTGGTGCAGGTGGCGGTATGGGAACCCTGATGATTACGGGTGGTGCAAAACCTACTTTGGGTCGCTATGAAATTGTGAAGGAAATCGGCAAAGGTGCAATGGGCACAGTATATTTGGGTAAAGACCCGAAAATTAACCGTGATGTAGCGATTAAAACCATGGCATTATCACAAGAATTTGAGGGTGATGAGCTGCAAGATGTGAAAGACAGGTTCTTTCGTGAAGCAGAAACGGCTGGTATGTTAAATCACCCGAATATTGTCACCATGTATGATGCAGGTGAAGAACATGACCTTGCTTTTATCGCTATGGAATATTTGGATGGTACTGATTTGGCACCATATACGAAAAAAGGCAAGCTATTGCCGCAAATGGCAACCTTAAAGATTGTTGGCAAAGTGGCAGAAGCATTGCATTATGCAAGCCAGCAACATGTGGTGCATAGGGATATTAAACCTGCCAATATTATGTTACTTAAAGATAAAACAGTAAAAGTAACGGATTTTGGTATTGCGCGTATTACTGCATCAAGCAAGACCAAAACAGGTATTGTATTGGGTACACCTTCATATATGTCCCCTGAGCAACTTTCAGGAAAACACGTTGATGGGCGTTCGGATATTTTTTCTTTGGGTGTGATGTTGTATGAAATGTTGGTGGGAAAACGACCGTTTAAAGGGGATTCCATGGCAACATTATTGTTTCAGATTGCCAATGAACCACACCCTGATATTCGCGAGTTTGACCCTAACTTACCCCAAGAGGTAAGTACGTTGATTAATGATATGTTAGAAAAGAACCCAGATAAACGCTTGCCCAATGGTGGTGCAGTAATTCGAGGAATTATTGCATGCCTGAAAGTAATGGCGGCAAAGGATGGTAAGAAATGA
- the purL gene encoding phosphoribosylformylglycinamidine synthase, translating into MSESNPNSLIILKGQNALSAFRASKLSASLGTTQLSAHYIYIIETSAQWSEQNIDTLNKLLGCQTQKFSSHGMYLVTPRIGTISPWSSKATDIANICGLDALIRIERGIAYDIEGEENTIIPLIHDRMTESVLRTTDDLKLLFQHQAPQPLTRIDILKDGRNALEAANTTLGLALAEDEIDYLLENFLALKRNPTDAELMMFAQANSEHCRHKIFNADWKIDGETKDISLFGMIRHTHQTSPQGTIVAYADNSSVIEGGKSKRFYPDTNKVYQAHDDVTHILMKVETHNHPTAISPFAGAATGSGGEIRDEGSTGIGSKPKAGLSGFTVSNLQIPNFEQPWETHHGKPERVSSALDIMLDGPIGAAAFNNEFGRPNINGYFRTYEQEVAGELKGYHKPIMLAGGVGNIDARHVNKDEVPAGSLIIQLGGPAMLIGLGGGAASSMDTGANAENLDFDSVQRGNPEMERRCQEVLDRCWQQGDDNPILFIHDIGAGGLSNAVPELIHDAGRGGKFDLRNVHNMETSMSPMQIWCNEAQERYVLAIAPESLPAFTAMCERERCLFAVLGEATDDGYLHVDDSLLGDAPVDLPLDVLLGKAPKMLRDVQHAQPKSTPLPNHMNIKEASLRVLRLPSVASKEFLITIGDRSVTGLVARDQMVGPWQVPVSDVAVTASDFSNHTGEAMAMGERTPIAVLNAAASGRMAVGEALTNIAAASIAKLGDIKLSANWMAACGHEGEDAALYDTVKAVGMELCPALGISIPVGKDSLSMKSTWFEGETKKEVVSPLSLVVSAFAPVTDIRKTLTPQLRTDMGDTDLILIDLGQGQNRLGGSCLAQVYQATGETTPDLDDASMFASFFNAIQKLNQNDLLLAYHDRSDGGLFATLAEMCFAGRTGIDIYLDELGHDSLSILFTEELGAVIQIQRNHREKVLQTLEKEGLGHITHLIGSTNDDLQLHMVYNHQTVLDEPVLDLQQIWSETSYQLASLRDNPECTKQAFDAINNPDDQGLFADLTYDVCEDITAPFINHTRPKIAVLREQGVNGQVEMAAAFDKAGFTSVDVHMSDLIEGRVSLEDFQGLVACGGFSFGDVLGAGRGWANSIQFNPRAAETFQTFFHRDDVFALGVCNGCQMMSQLKEMIPGAEHWPSFERNISEQFEARLLMVEVMDSPSILMQGMQGSKLPLVVAHGEGRAMFKHDNQQHVAAYLRYIDAKGQAATTYPANPNGSPDGLTGFSSTDGRFNIMMPHPERLFRNSQFSYYPETNQEQGAWLRMFQNARLWLA; encoded by the coding sequence ATGTCTGAATCCAATCCTAACTCACTTATCATCTTAAAAGGTCAAAATGCACTATCTGCATTTCGCGCCAGTAAACTCAGTGCATCACTTGGCACTACACAATTATCAGCCCATTACATCTATATCATAGAAACCTCAGCACAGTGGTCGGAACAAAATATAGACACATTAAATAAACTCTTGGGTTGCCAAACACAAAAATTTAGCAGCCATGGTATGTATCTCGTAACGCCTCGCATTGGTACGATTTCACCTTGGTCTAGCAAAGCAACGGATATTGCAAACATTTGTGGATTAGATGCTTTAATTCGTATTGAACGTGGTATCGCCTATGATATTGAAGGTGAAGAAAACACCATTATACCCTTGATTCACGACCGCATGACAGAGTCTGTTTTACGAACCACTGACGACTTAAAGCTATTGTTTCAGCACCAAGCTCCACAGCCATTAACCCGCATTGATATCTTAAAAGACGGACGAAATGCGTTAGAAGCTGCCAACACAACATTGGGTTTGGCGCTCGCTGAAGATGAAATTGATTATTTACTTGAAAACTTTTTAGCCCTCAAACGTAACCCTACTGATGCTGAATTGATGATGTTTGCCCAAGCCAACTCTGAGCATTGCCGCCATAAAATCTTTAATGCGGACTGGAAGATTGATGGTGAAACCAAAGACATATCTTTGTTTGGCATGATTCGTCATACCCACCAAACATCACCACAAGGCACAATTGTCGCCTATGCTGACAACTCATCGGTGATTGAAGGTGGCAAATCCAAACGTTTTTATCCTGACACAAACAAAGTCTACCAAGCGCATGATGATGTTACTCATATCTTGATGAAAGTGGAAACCCATAACCACCCTACTGCCATTTCCCCATTTGCTGGTGCTGCCACAGGTTCTGGTGGTGAAATCCGCGATGAAGGTTCAACGGGCATTGGTTCTAAACCCAAAGCGGGTTTAAGTGGTTTTACCGTATCCAACTTACAAATTCCTAATTTTGAACAGCCTTGGGAAACCCATCATGGGAAACCTGAACGTGTGTCTTCAGCTTTGGACATCATGTTAGATGGCCCCATCGGTGCTGCGGCATTTAATAACGAATTTGGTCGTCCGAATATCAATGGTTATTTCAGAACTTATGAGCAAGAAGTGGCAGGCGAACTTAAAGGCTACCACAAACCCATCATGTTAGCAGGTGGTGTGGGCAATATTGATGCCCGTCATGTGAACAAAGATGAGGTCCCTGCTGGTTCTTTAATTATTCAACTGGGTGGCCCTGCTATGTTGATTGGTTTGGGGGGCGGTGCAGCATCCAGCATGGATACCGGTGCCAATGCTGAAAACCTTGATTTTGACTCTGTGCAACGGGGTAACCCAGAAATGGAACGGCGTTGCCAAGAGGTGCTCGACCGCTGCTGGCAGCAGGGCGATGACAACCCCATTTTATTTATCCATGATATCGGTGCTGGCGGGTTATCTAATGCTGTACCTGAGTTAATTCATGATGCTGGGCGCGGTGGTAAGTTTGATTTACGCAATGTGCATAACATGGAAACCAGTATGAGCCCTATGCAAATTTGGTGCAATGAGGCGCAAGAACGTTATGTGCTTGCCATTGCTCCTGAATCTTTACCGGCATTCACTGCGATGTGTGAACGCGAGCGTTGTTTATTTGCCGTGCTTGGTGAAGCAACTGATGATGGGTATTTGCATGTTGATGATTCGCTATTGGGTGATGCACCTGTTGATTTACCGTTGGATGTATTATTGGGTAAAGCACCCAAAATGTTACGTGATGTGCAACATGCACAGCCTAAATCTACCCCACTACCCAATCATATGAACATCAAAGAAGCAAGCTTGCGTGTGCTTCGTTTACCTTCTGTTGCAAGCAAAGAATTCCTTATCACCATTGGCGATAGAAGTGTCACAGGTTTGGTTGCTCGCGACCAAATGGTTGGACCTTGGCAAGTACCCGTGTCTGATGTTGCTGTCACAGCCTCTGATTTTAGCAACCACACTGGCGAAGCCATGGCTATGGGCGAACGTACACCTATTGCTGTGTTGAATGCTGCCGCCTCTGGGCGTATGGCAGTAGGCGAAGCTTTAACCAATATTGCTGCGGCATCTATTGCGAAGCTGGGTGATATTAAATTATCCGCCAATTGGATGGCAGCTTGTGGTCATGAGGGTGAAGATGCTGCATTGTATGATACAGTTAAAGCTGTAGGTATGGAATTATGCCCTGCTTTAGGCATTTCTATCCCCGTAGGTAAAGACTCTTTATCCATGAAATCCACATGGTTTGAAGGCGAAACCAAAAAAGAAGTGGTTTCTCCACTTTCACTGGTTGTATCTGCTTTTGCACCCGTCACGGATATTCGCAAAACACTTACCCCTCAATTGCGCACTGATATGGGTGACACTGACCTTATCCTGATTGACTTAGGTCAAGGTCAAAACCGCTTGGGCGGCTCATGTTTGGCACAGGTCTATCAAGCCACTGGTGAAACAACGCCAGACCTTGATGATGCATCCATGTTTGCCAGCTTCTTCAATGCGATTCAAAAGCTAAACCAAAATGATTTACTGCTGGCATACCACGACCGCTCAGATGGTGGTTTATTCGCAACCCTCGCAGAAATGTGTTTTGCTGGTCGCACAGGCATTGATATTTATCTGGATGAACTAGGGCATGACAGCTTATCCATCCTCTTTACTGAAGAGCTTGGTGCCGTGATCCAAATCCAACGCAACCACAGAGAAAAAGTATTGCAAACACTTGAAAAGGAAGGGTTAGGTCATATCACACATCTCATTGGCAGCACCAATGATGATTTGCAATTGCACATGGTTTACAATCATCAAACGGTATTGGATGAACCTGTTCTAGATCTGCAACAAATATGGTCAGAAACTTCATACCAATTGGCAAGCTTGCGTGACAACCCTGAATGCACCAAACAAGCTTTCGATGCTATCAACAACCCTGATGACCAAGGTTTATTTGCTGATTTAACCTATGATGTATGTGAAGACATAACAGCGCCCTTTATCAATCATACACGACCTAAAATAGCAGTATTGCGCGAACAAGGCGTGAATGGACAAGTTGAAATGGCTGCCGCATTTGATAAGGCAGGATTTACATCTGTAGATGTTCACATGTCCGACTTGATTGAAGGACGTGTATCATTAGAAGATTTCCAAGGGCTTGTCGCTTGTGGCGGGTTTTCATTTGGTGATGTGTTAGGTGCAGGTCGCGGTTGGGCAAACTCGATTCAATTTAACCCACGCGCAGCCGAAACATTCCAAACATTCTTTCATCGTGATGATGTATTTGCCTTAGGTGTATGTAATGGTTGCCAAATGATGAGCCAGCTCAAAGAAATGATTCCAGGTGCCGAACATTGGCCAAGCTTTGAACGCAATATTTCCGAACAATTTGAAGCACGTTTACTGATGGTTGAAGTCATGGATTCCCCATCCATTCTGATGCAAGGTATGCAGGGCTCTAAATTACCGTTGGTGGTGGCGCATGGTGAAGGTCGCGCTATGTTTAAACACGATAACCAACAACATGTTGCGGCATATTTGCGCTACATCGATGCGAAAGGGCAAGCTGCAACAACTTACCCCGCCAACCCCAATGGCTCACCTGATGGTTTAACTGGATTTAGCTCCACAGATGGACGTTTTAATATCATGATGCCACACCCCGAGCGTTTATTCCGAAACAGTCAGTTTTCTTATTACCCTGAAACGAACCAAGAACAAGGTGCTTGGTTACGTATGTTCCAGAATGCAAGGCTCTGGTTAGCTTAA
- a CDS encoding TrkH family potassium uptake protein encodes MHLKGIVWTLGVLVCLFAGGMMFPALVALYYDSGHADQFILAGVLVLILGISMVSWAGEAPKQLGHKDGFLIVALAWVVLSVLGAIPFLTTGTCKTVVDALFESTSGLTTTGATVLTGLDNMPHAILFWRSMQQWLGGMGIIVLAVAVMPLLGVGGMQLFKAETPGPVKDKLTARVTETAKVLWLLYLATTVMATIALKLAGMGWFDALNHAMTSVSTGGFSTHDASVGHFSSLWIRGVIVVTMILGAVNFTLHFMALRNGFTLRTYLEDDELMTYFKWLASIILIVGVLTVSSGKGEWNEVVFNIVSISTSAGFAVSDYGLWPPATSLFFLIVMFVGGCSGSTAGGMKVVRILLLFRQGIREVRRLIHPHAVLHVKVGNKSVEGSVVQALWGFFALYIVCFIVIAVLVAMTGVDILTAISASAATITNAGPGFGDVGPASTYAMLPDTAKAVLMFGMVLGRLEIFTFFVLLVPEFWRK; translated from the coding sequence ATGCATCTTAAAGGTATTGTTTGGACATTGGGTGTGCTGGTCTGTTTGTTTGCAGGCGGCATGATGTTTCCTGCTCTGGTTGCATTATATTATGACTCAGGTCATGCGGATCAGTTTATTTTAGCAGGTGTGTTGGTGTTAATACTGGGCATTTCTATGGTGAGTTGGGCAGGAGAAGCTCCCAAACAGTTGGGTCATAAGGACGGGTTCCTGATTGTGGCTTTGGCATGGGTGGTTTTATCGGTATTGGGAGCTATCCCTTTTTTGACGACAGGTACTTGTAAGACAGTGGTTGATGCTTTGTTTGAATCAACATCAGGTTTGACCACAACAGGTGCAACAGTATTGACGGGTTTGGATAACATGCCTCATGCGATTTTATTTTGGCGTTCTATGCAGCAGTGGCTGGGGGGTATGGGAATTATCGTTTTAGCTGTGGCAGTCATGCCACTTTTGGGCGTGGGTGGTATGCAGTTGTTCAAAGCTGAAACTCCAGGGCCAGTGAAAGACAAGCTGACTGCCCGTGTGACAGAAACAGCCAAAGTATTGTGGTTGCTTTATTTGGCTACCACAGTGATGGCAACCATTGCTTTAAAACTAGCTGGTATGGGCTGGTTTGATGCGCTTAATCACGCCATGACATCGGTGTCCACTGGCGGATTTTCTACGCATGATGCCAGTGTAGGGCATTTTTCATCGCTATGGATTCGGGGTGTGATTGTGGTTACCATGATTTTGGGAGCTGTTAACTTCACCTTACATTTTATGGCATTACGTAACGGTTTTACGCTAAGAACCTATTTGGAAGATGATGAGTTGATGACCTATTTTAAGTGGTTGGCAAGCATCATTCTCATCGTTGGTGTATTGACGGTTAGTTCAGGTAAGGGTGAATGGAATGAGGTGGTTTTTAATATTGTTTCGATTTCCACTTCTGCAGGTTTTGCCGTGAGTGACTATGGGCTTTGGCCGCCAGCAACGTCTTTGTTTTTTCTCATTGTCATGTTTGTAGGCGGTTGCTCAGGTTCGACGGCAGGTGGAATGAAGGTGGTTCGGATTTTATTGCTTTTTCGGCAAGGTATACGAGAGGTTCGGCGCTTGATTCATCCGCATGCTGTGCTGCATGTTAAAGTCGGCAATAAAAGTGTGGAAGGTTCAGTTGTTCAGGCTTTATGGGGCTTTTTTGCATTGTATATTGTATGTTTTATCGTTATTGCTGTTTTGGTTGCGATGACGGGTGTAGATATACTGACTGCAATCTCTGCTTCTGCAGCAACAATTACTAATGCAGGGCCAGGTTTTGGTGATGTAGGTCCTGCTTCAACATATGCAATGCTACCCGACACTGCCAAAGCAGTTCTGATGTTTGGTATGGTATTGGGAAGATTGGAGATTTTTACATTTTTTGTATTGCTAGTGCCTGAATTCTGGCGAAAATGA